A single Salmo trutta chromosome 14, fSalTru1.1, whole genome shotgun sequence DNA region contains:
- the blcap gene encoding apoptosis inducing factor BLCAP has translation MYCLQWLLPVLLIPKPLNPALWFNHSMFMGFYLLSFLLERKPCTICALVFLAALFFICYSCWGNCFLYHCHDSTLPDCAHDPSIVGT, from the coding sequence ATGTACTGCCTTCAGTGGTTGCTCCCGGTTCTCCTCATCCCGAAACCTCTGAACCCGGCTTTATGGTTCAACCACTCAATGTTCATGGGCTTCTACCTGCTCAGCTTCCTGCTGGAGAGGAAGCCATGTACCATTTGTGCCTTAGTGTTCCTGGCAGCGCTGTTTTTCATCTGCTACAGCTGCTGGGGGAACTGTTTTCTGTACCACTGCCATGACTCCACTCTACCAGATTGTGCACACGACCCCAGCATTGTGGGCACCTAA